The segment ATGATCTAATTACGAAAATTTGTAAGCCACGAATTCACGAATTGAATTTAAATTAATATTTTTCATTTTCTTTGACTTCCGTGATAGGACTCACGCTACTTTTTTTTACTTTCTGCTTTCTGCTTTCTGCTTTTTGCTTTTTGCTTTTTGCTTTTTGCCTTAATCTTTCTTTGTGTCCTTGGTGGTTAATCTGTTTCTTTGTGTTAATCCAAACCTTCTAATAGTGAATCATATTTATTTTTTTCATCAATTTGTTTATTTATTTTCCCGAGGCTAACAATAATATTTACTTTTGAATATTTAGGCACATTCATCCCACTGATGGGGTCACTATAAATTACTTTACCGTGGTTAATTGCATCGGAAAATGAATAGTCAATTTTGCCGATGTTCAAGCCGTTATTGATCAAACGGATTTTTGCTTCGGCAGCAGTCAGGTTGTCGAGATCAGGCACTCGGACTAACTCCGGTCCATTGCTCACGATCACTTCAATTGTGTAACCTGTTTTCACAACTGCCTGTGGGGGCGGGTCTTGTGTAATAATACTGCCTTTGAGGATTTCCTGACTATTTCGTTCCCCGATTTTATCAATATAAAGCCCAACCTTATAAAGTTCATATTTAGCATTTTTATAATCACTATTTACAAGTTCAGGCACTTTCACTTCATTTCTGTGTTTAGTGTAAATTTTCAAAAAACCGCTGGAAATTACAAATCCCAATAAGAAAATAATAATAAAACTAACAATTACGAAAAAAAATGTTTTTATAAATTTCATAATTTAATTTACCTTTCGCAAGCGAGCTGCAAAGGAACCATCCATATCGTGTTTGAACGGGTAAGTTTTTATATATTTGTCAATTACAACATTTTTATCAACAAATGCTTCCGGTGAATCCAAGACAAAATTCTTATGCTTATCTAAAAATTTTTCTATTTGATTCTCATTTTCAAATCCATTAAATGTGCAGGTGGAATAAACTATTACACCACCTGTTTTGATTAATTTTGCGCAATTTTCAAGGATTTGTTGCTGCATATCCAGAAGTTGGAGAAGAGAATCTGCCGAAAACCTCAATCTTATTTCCGGTTTTCGTCTCATAACTCCTAAACCGGAGCATGGAACATCAGCAAGAATTTTATCGAATTTTTCAGATGAATGAAATTCGCGAGCATCTTCACAAAAATATTTCAGATTGTTACATTTCAAACGATTTGCATTTTCTTTGATGATTTCCAATTTTTCTTCAGAAACGTCATTAACATAAATCTGGTTTGAATCGTGCAAGATTGCAGACATCATAAAAGCCTTTCCGCCCGGGGCAGCGCAAATATCCAGTATTTTTTCACCCTTTTGGGGATCAAGTAGTAAGGGTGGAAAAACCGTGCTTTCATCCTGCAAATAATAAAAACCTTTTTTGAACATCTCATCAGAAATAAAATCAAAATTTTGCTCCATTCTGATCAAATACGGAAAATATTCGCTCTTTGTATATTTCACTTCAAGAGAATCCAAATGCTTGGAAAAATCCTCGTAAGATATTTTGTCGGGATTAAAACGTACATGTAATTTCGCCGGTGCATTAAAATATTTGCACATTTTAATCGTATCTTCTTCACCATATTTTCGCAACCACTTTCGGATTAATGAAATAGGGAAGGAATATTTCACAGAAAGGAACGCATTTTTACCTTTTGGAAGTTCAATATTTTTATTCTGCAAATATTTCTGAAGAAATGCATTGACCTTTCCTGCGGATTTCTTGCTATATTGCGATTTACAGAGATTAACAGTTTCGCTAACGGCTGCATAGTTCGGCACGGAATCCATAAAAATCAGCTGATACAATCCCAATCGAAGAACATTCCTCAAATCATCGTTTTCGATATAAAATCCAAATTCCGCACGTATAAAATCAATGATGTAGTCCAGATATATTTTTCGTTTTATTATTCCCTTAGTCATAGCATAGAAGAATTTTTTATCTCTTCCATAAAGAGCATTTTTATTACATATCTCCGCAAATACTTGGTCAGAATTTTTATTTCTGCTTAGAACTTCTCTAAGTGCCAAAAATGTTAAATCGCGTGTATTCATCTACTTATAAAACTTTCTTATAACAAACTTCACAATCTCTTCGGAAGAATAAGCTTTGTTATTTGTAATAAAATTCCGAATTTCTTTTATAACGGAATTACGATTATAACCCAACGATATCAGGGCATTCTGAGCATCGGTAACAATACCTTGATTTTCTTTGGAGACCTGATATTCTTTGCGATCCGGAATAGCAAAATTATCAAAAACATCTTTCAATTCTACAATAAGGCGTTGAGCCGTCTTTTTACCAATGCCGGGGACGGTTGTGAGTAATTTAACATTATTCTCTGAAATTGCATTTAGCAGATTTGATATGGAAATTCCCGATAGGATTGAAATGGCAATTTTTGACCCGATACCGGATACTTTTATCAAAGATTCAAAAACGCTGCGTTCGACAATGGAATGGAAACCGTAAAGGGTAAAATCCTTTTCGCCTACATTAAGGTGGAGAAATATTTTTCCGATGTTGCCCTTTTTCGGAATCTTATCGTAAGTATTAACGGAAATATTAATTTTGTATCCGATTCCGTTATTTTCAACGGTAATATAGGTTGATTTTTTTTCTAGAATTTCACCTTTAATAAATTCAAGCATGGGTTATACCTTATGTGATTAGTGGTCTATTAAATCTTCGCATTTAATTTGTGATGATGACAAAGGGCGATAGCAAGGGCATCGGAAACATCATAAGAATTCTCGGGAACCTTAATCTTTAAAATTGCGTTTACCATAAATTGGACTTGCTGTTTTGAGGCATTTCCATTGCCGACTACGGCTTTTTTGATTTCTCGGGGAGAATATTCATAAGTTGGAATTTTTTGCTGTTGCAATGCGAGTAATATTACACCACGGGCTTCTCCGAGAGATAAAATCGAGCGAACATTCTTTGCATGAAATATTTTTTCAATCCCTGCCTGATCCGGCTTATAAAGTTTGATCAATTCTGAAATTCTTTCGTAGATTTTTTCAATTCTTGCTTGCAGATTGAGATTCCTGCTTACCTTTATTACACCGTAATCAATTGGAATAACTTTGCGATTTTCAATCTGAAGAAATGCGTATCCTGTAGCAGTGGTTCCCGGATCAATTCCGAGTATTAATGGTTTTTGCTTATTCAACGGCTATCTTTTCCAAAATCTCATCATCAATATCGAAATTTGCAAAAACATTTTGAACATCATCAAGGTCTTCCAGTTCATTTATCAGCCCGATTATCTGGGATGCACTATCGTTTGCTTTTACTGTATTTTTAGGCTCGTAAACAAGTGAAAAATCATCAATCTTAATATTTTCATTTTCCAGGGAAATTATTACCTTTTGAAGATCGTGAGGGTTGACTGTAATTAGATAAATATCATCCTCAGCCACAAAATCATCCGCACCGCAATCAAGGGCAGTCATCATAAGTTCATCTTCATCGTATTTATCTTTTTGAATAAATATATGTCCCATTTGATGGAAATTCCAGGCAACCGAGCCCTTCTCTGCCATACTCCCGTTATGAGAAGTAACTGCATGGCGCACTTCGGAGACTGTCCTTTTTTTATTATCGGATAGCCCCACGATAATCAAGGCGACGCCACCCGGAGAATAGGCTTCGTAGAGAAAATCTTCATAGTTCACGCCTTCCAATTCACCGGTGCCACGCTTAATACCTCGTTCTATATTATCTTTGGGCATATTTGCGTTTTGGGCTCTGCTTACAGCAAGACGGAGAGCCGGATTTGCTTCCGGATCACCACCACCGCTGCGAGCTGCAACAGTGATCTCACGGATTATCTTCGTGAAAATCTTTCCACGTTTTGCATCTTCTTTGCCCTTCTTATGTTTTATCGAGCTCCATTTATTATGTCCAGACACGGATCCTCCAAAAAATTAAATTAAAAGGTTGTTCCGGAAAAATGAATGAGTGCACATATTGAAGAAATATGTGCTATAAGGAAAACCAGAACAACCTTGTGATTAATAATTATTTATTCTTCCTTTTGATGTGCAGCAATAACTTTTTGAGCGAGATCAGATTGCAATTTTTGATAGTAACCGAATTTCTGTGAGAAATATCCTTTTCCTTGAGTCAAAGATTTTAGGGTTGTGTAAAATTCATAAAGTTCCGAAAGAGGTAATTCAGTATTAATAATTTGCTTGTTACCTTCCTGACTCATTCCAAGAATTTTACCGCGCACGCTGCTGATTATACCCATCACATCTCCCATATTTTCCATAGGGACAACA is part of the Candidatus Cloacimonadota bacterium genome and harbors:
- a CDS encoding YebC/PmpR family DNA-binding transcriptional regulator; translation: MSGHNKWSSIKHKKGKEDAKRGKIFTKIIREITVAARSGGGDPEANPALRLAVSRAQNANMPKDNIERGIKRGTGELEGVNYEDFLYEAYSPGGVALIIVGLSDNKKRTVSEVRHAVTSHNGSMAEKGSVAWNFHQMGHIFIQKDKYDEDELMMTALDCGADDFVAEDDIYLITVNPHDLQKVIISLENENIKIDDFSLVYEPKNTVKANDSASQIIGLINELEDLDDVQNVFANFDIDDEILEKIAVE
- the rsmB gene encoding 16S rRNA (cytosine(967)-C(5))-methyltransferase RsmB encodes the protein MNTRDLTFLALREVLSRNKNSDQVFAEICNKNALYGRDKKFFYAMTKGIIKRKIYLDYIIDFIRAEFGFYIENDDLRNVLRLGLYQLIFMDSVPNYAAVSETVNLCKSQYSKKSAGKVNAFLQKYLQNKNIELPKGKNAFLSVKYSFPISLIRKWLRKYGEEDTIKMCKYFNAPAKLHVRFNPDKISYEDFSKHLDSLEVKYTKSEYFPYLIRMEQNFDFISDEMFKKGFYYLQDESTVFPPLLLDPQKGEKILDICAAPGGKAFMMSAILHDSNQIYVNDVSEEKLEIIKENANRLKCNNLKYFCEDAREFHSSEKFDKILADVPCSGLGVMRRKPEIRLRFSADSLLQLLDMQQQILENCAKLIKTGGVIVYSTCTFNGFENENQIEKFLDKHKNFVLDSPEAFVDKNVVIDKYIKTYPFKHDMDGSFAARLRKVN
- the ruvC gene encoding crossover junction endodeoxyribonuclease RuvC gives rise to the protein MNKQKPLILGIDPGTTATGYAFLQIENRKVIPIDYGVIKVSRNLNLQARIEKIYERISELIKLYKPDQAGIEKIFHAKNVRSILSLGEARGVILLALQQQKIPTYEYSPREIKKAVVGNGNASKQQVQFMVNAILKIKVPENSYDVSDALAIALCHHHKLNAKI
- a CDS encoding PASTA domain-containing protein; the encoded protein is MKFIKTFFFVIVSFIIIFLLGFVISSGFLKIYTKHRNEVKVPELVNSDYKNAKYELYKVGLYIDKIGERNSQEILKGSIITQDPPPQAVVKTGYTIEVIVSNGPELVRVPDLDNLTAAEAKIRLINNGLNIGKIDYSFSDAINHGKVIYSDPISGMNVPKYSKVNIIVSLGKINKQIDEKNKYDSLLEGLD
- the ruvA gene encoding Holliday junction branch migration protein RuvA codes for the protein MLEFIKGEILEKKSTYITVENNGIGYKINISVNTYDKIPKKGNIGKIFLHLNVGEKDFTLYGFHSIVERSVFESLIKVSGIGSKIAISILSGISISNLLNAISENNVKLLTTVPGIGKKTAQRLIVELKDVFDNFAIPDRKEYQVSKENQGIVTDAQNALISLGYNRNSVIKEIRNFITNNKAYSSEEIVKFVIRKFYK